In Melanotaenia boesemani isolate fMelBoe1 chromosome 7, fMelBoe1.pri, whole genome shotgun sequence, a single window of DNA contains:
- the hbegfa gene encoding heparin-binding EGF-like growth factor a, translating into MRIFPVALLLVYALVVSRLACGAAVDKYESNRQEPTFIINLMDTTRDRRVEEESRSSVATTVKYGQEGEEEEYNDEYYYDDEYEDGMSGDNELEFPQVAMSSKPKDLSSILEAENTDGKRRGKGKKKGKGKGKKRNPCLKKFKDFCIHGTCQYLRDIRAPSCVCYQDYSGERCELFMLPTQSQVGYNRTTALAVVAVVLSSVCLTIIGLLLMLRFHKRGAYDVESEEKVKLGLTSNH; encoded by the exons TGGTGTCCAGACTGGCCTGTGGCGCTGCAGTCGACAAATATGAGAGCAATAGGCAGGAGCCCACATTTATTATCAACCTCATGGACACAACCAGAGACAGGAGGGTAGAAGAGGAGAGCAGAAGCAGCGTGGCCACAACAGTGAAGTATGgtcaggaaggtgaagaagaggaGTACAACGATGAATATTACTATGATGACGAGTATGAGGATGGCATGTCTGGAGACAATGAACTGGAATTCCCACAAG TTGCCATGTCAAGCAAACCCAAAGACCTATCTTCCATCCTGGAGGCTGAGAACACTGATGGAAAAAGGAgaggaaagggaaaaaagaagggGAAAGGCAAGGGAAAGAAGAGGAACCCCTGCCTGAAGAAGTTCAAGGATTTCTGCATACATGGCACCTGCCAGTACCTGAGGGACATCCGTGCCCCATCCTGTGT GTGCTACCAAGATTACTCTGGTGAAAGGTGCGAGTTGTTCATGTTACCTACGCAGTCTCAGGTGGGCTACAACAGAACTACAGCTCTGGCCGTGGTAGCAGTAGTGCTGTCATCTGTTTGCCTCACAATCATAGGCCTTCTATTAATGCTCAG GTTTCACAAGCGGGGAGCATACGATGTGGAGAGCGAGGAGAAGGTCAAACTAGGGCTGACGTCTAACCACTGA